One genomic region from Cetobacterium ceti encodes:
- a CDS encoding sulfatase-like hydrolase/transferase: MKKNIIFITTDHQRADTINMVQDGKEVTPNLNKLSKEGIHFERAYTTCPLSVPARTALATGIFPARTDVVINDLKNIPDKTKEVKSIHEILEEEGYDVAHFGMQHITLKPSLEERVKFDRIITDDNYEEICRENSLPIFGVEADRILVEELHGDIVEKRNYTGSRVSFFKEDINLFRDRFYLNNCIDYLKEKNVDEKPLALFVNIWAPHPPFTLPENCYNRFKNIKLPPNINIPTENEPKRRREGIAAQLAGENDLSHWENVWRAYLGLTNYADELIGEIFKTLKEKKIYDNSIIIFTADHGDHLGQHKMFQKMEMYDQAINIPLIIKIPGEKSQRISMNVSHLDVVPTILECINKEIPNNLDGESLLKYLNGNEIENRPVYTQYSGNQVAIGDIRRCITEGKYKYIYDPRDSEEFFDLENDKLEMVNLGNNPDFEYEKLRLKNKLKSWCEKTKDWIHIK, translated from the coding sequence ATGAAAAAAAATATTATTTTTATTACAACTGACCATCAGAGAGCTGATACTATAAATATGGTTCAAGATGGCAAAGAGGTTACTCCGAATTTAAATAAATTATCAAAAGAAGGAATTCATTTTGAAAGAGCTTACACTACTTGTCCTTTATCTGTTCCAGCAAGAACAGCTTTAGCAACAGGAATTTTTCCTGCAAGGACAGATGTTGTTATAAATGATTTGAAAAATATTCCTGATAAAACAAAAGAAGTTAAATCTATTCATGAAATTTTGGAAGAGGAAGGTTACGATGTAGCACATTTTGGAATGCAACATATAACATTAAAACCATCTTTAGAAGAAAGGGTAAAATTTGATAGGATTATAACAGATGATAATTATGAAGAAATATGTAGAGAAAATAGTTTACCTATATTTGGAGTAGAAGCAGATAGAATTTTAGTAGAAGAGCTTCATGGAGATATAGTTGAAAAAAGAAATTATACTGGATCAAGAGTTTCTTTTTTTAAAGAGGATATAAATCTTTTTAGAGATAGATTTTATTTAAATAATTGTATAGATTATTTAAAAGAGAAAAATGTAGATGAAAAGCCTTTAGCTTTATTTGTAAATATATGGGCTCCTCATCCGCCATTTACTCTTCCTGAAAATTGTTATAATAGATTTAAAAATATTAAATTACCACCAAATATAAATATTCCTACAGAAAATGAACCTAAAAGAAGAAGAGAGGGAATTGCAGCTCAATTGGCTGGAGAAAATGATTTGAGTCATTGGGAGAATGTATGGAGAGCATATTTAGGGTTAACAAATTATGCTGATGAACTTATTGGAGAAATTTTTAAAACGTTAAAAGAAAAGAAAATTTATGATAATAGCATTATAATTTTTACTGCAGATCATGGAGATCATTTAGGACAGCATAAAATGTTCCAAAAAATGGAAATGTATGACCAAGCAATAAATATACCTTTGATTATAAAAATTCCAGGAGAAAAATCACAAAGAATATCTATGAATGTGAGTCATTTAGATGTAGTTCCAACAATTTTAGAATGTATAAATAAAGAGATACCAAATAATTTAGATGGAGAATCTTTATTAAAATATTTAAATGGAAATGAAATAGAAAATAGACCAGTTTATACTCAATATTCTGGAAATCAGGTTGCTATTGGAGATATTAGAAGATGTATAACTGAAGGAAAATATAAATATATATATGATCCTAGGGATAGTGAAGAGTTTTTTGATTTAGAAAATGATAAATTAGAAATGGTAAATTTAGGAAATAATCCAGATTTTGAATATGAAAAACTAAGATTGAAAAATAAATTAAAGTCTTGGTGTGAAAAAACAAAAGACTGGATACATATAAAATAA
- a CDS encoding type 2 periplasmic-binding domain-containing protein, translating into MVSKSIYLLTTLGLLSMISYGEENYKIKKKPTEFTILASQNGRVFNEEWPVFKEAFKDTNIKLKSAGSKNSTDEIQGFNLAISSGNLPDIISLSSPDKLESLGMEGGIIPLNELIEKHAPNIKAFFKKYPRYKMDAVAADGNIYIIPVYYDWYNMRASQGLFIRQDWLDKLGLKQPQTMEEFYKVMKAFKEKDPNGNGIADEIPYFERTAEFADKELIGLFGARTGFYVNENNEVLYGPEQPRFKEAMKEVIKWYKEGLIDPEIFTRGFQARDYMLRNNLGGMTFDWFASTTAYNTDKELNDKINNFKFIAIAPPEYKGKRYAPDARMTYFGGWGITASAKDPVALVKYFDYWFSPKGYELYNWGVEGDTFKRDKNGKKYFTDKVMKAEGKNPLEVLINDGVQFKIGALQDYNYEKAWGNPQASQWAEMYMKNGYVVDPMPILKYTSEENKKIQKINFQIKMLLDEMNQKWILGSADFDKTYPEFIKRLNDIGIKEAIEINQKAYNRFLKNSK; encoded by the coding sequence ATGGTGTCAAAATCAATATACTTACTAACAACTTTAGGACTACTATCAATGATTTCTTATGGAGAAGAAAATTATAAAATTAAGAAAAAGCCAACAGAGTTTACAATTTTAGCATCTCAAAATGGAAGAGTTTTTAATGAGGAATGGCCAGTTTTTAAAGAAGCATTTAAAGATACAAATATTAAGTTAAAAAGCGCAGGATCTAAAAATTCTACAGATGAAATTCAAGGGTTTAATTTAGCCATATCTTCAGGAAATTTACCTGATATAATTTCACTATCTTCTCCAGACAAACTAGAAAGTTTAGGAATGGAAGGTGGAATAATTCCGCTAAATGAATTAATAGAAAAACATGCTCCTAATATAAAAGCTTTTTTTAAAAAATATCCAAGATATAAAATGGATGCTGTAGCAGCAGATGGAAATATCTATATAATTCCAGTTTATTATGATTGGTATAATATGAGAGCATCTCAAGGGCTTTTTATAAGACAGGACTGGTTAGATAAATTAGGATTAAAGCAACCTCAAACTATGGAAGAGTTTTATAAAGTTATGAAGGCCTTTAAAGAAAAAGATCCAAATGGAAATGGAATAGCAGATGAAATTCCATATTTCGAAAGAACAGCAGAATTTGCTGATAAAGAATTAATTGGATTATTTGGAGCTAGAACAGGATTTTATGTGAATGAAAATAATGAAGTTCTATATGGCCCAGAACAACCGAGATTTAAAGAAGCTATGAAGGAAGTTATAAAGTGGTATAAAGAAGGATTAATAGATCCTGAAATATTTACAAGAGGATTCCAAGCAAGGGATTATATGCTTAGAAATAATTTAGGAGGAATGACTTTTGATTGGTTTGCCAGTACAACAGCTTATAATACAGATAAAGAATTAAATGACAAAATAAATAATTTCAAATTCATAGCAATAGCACCACCTGAATATAAAGGAAAAAGATATGCTCCTGATGCAAGAATGACATATTTTGGTGGATGGGGAATCACAGCAAGTGCTAAGGATCCAGTTGCATTAGTAAAATATTTTGACTATTGGTTTAGTCCAAAGGGATATGAACTTTATAACTGGGGAGTTGAAGGAGATACATTTAAAAGAGATAAAAATGGGAAAAAATATTTTACAGATAAGGTTATGAAGGCAGAAGGAAAGAATCCATTGGAAGTTTTAATAAATGATGGAGTACAATTTAAAATTGGGGCATTACAAGATTATAATTATGAAAAAGCTTGGGGAAATCCACAGGCTAGTCAATGGGCAGAAATGTATATGAAAAATGGATATGTGGTAGATCCTATGCCGATTTTGAAATATACTTCTGAAGAAAATAAAAAAATACAAAAAATTAATTTCCAAATAAAAATGTTATTAGATGAAATGAATCAAAAATGGATATTAGGTTCGGCAGACTTTGATAAAACATACCCAGAGTTTATAAAAAGATTAAACGATATTGGAATTAAGGAAGCAATAGAAATTAATCAAAAAGCTTATAATAGATTTTTAAAAAATAGTAAATAA
- a CDS encoding MarR family winged helix-turn-helix transcriptional regulator — MTNLKKGLVRNLLFFSNFLTEKIEEVLKDFNITHSEYLILRYILDFQGSTQYEIAKKLHISTQRCNQIAKLLFEKNLILKKETLKGKLIKKELTITEDGINLLNKIAKELFISFQKENIPNDDLIILNLTLQKLNSFIQTKR, encoded by the coding sequence ATGACAAATTTAAAAAAAGGTTTAGTTCGAAATCTTTTATTTTTTTCTAATTTTTTAACTGAAAAAATTGAAGAAGTTCTAAAAGATTTTAATATAACCCATTCTGAATATTTAATTTTAAGATATATTCTTGATTTTCAAGGATCAACTCAATATGAAATTGCTAAGAAATTACATATTTCTACACAAAGGTGTAATCAAATCGCAAAATTATTATTTGAAAAAAATTTAATTCTAAAAAAAGAAACTTTAAAAGGAAAATTAATAAAAAAAGAATTAACTATAACTGAAGATGGAATTAATCTTTTGAATAAAATTGCTAAGGAACTTTTTATAAGTTTTCAAAAAGAAAATATTCCCAATGACGATTTAATTATTTTAAATTTAACTCTTCAAAAATTAAATTCTTTTATACAAACAAAAAGATAA
- the deoC gene encoding deoxyribose-phosphate aldolase: MKLNKYIDHTVLKAVTEPKDIIKLCEEAREYDFFSVCVNGSYVKLAKKELEGSDVKVCAVIGFPLGAMSTESKVFEASQCIKDGASEIDMVINVGMLKAGEYDYVENEIRAIKEAIGSNVLKVIIENCYLTDDEKRKATELCLNAKADFVKTSTGFGTGGATFEDIALMKSIVGDKAQLKAAGGVRDLATAKKYIELGATRLGTSSGVELVTTGTADPNKY; encoded by the coding sequence ATGAAATTAAATAAATATATTGATCATACAGTTTTAAAAGCTGTAACTGAGCCTAAGGACATTATAAAACTTTGTGAAGAAGCTAGAGAATATGATTTCTTCTCAGTTTGTGTAAATGGTTCTTATGTAAAATTAGCAAAAAAAGAGTTAGAAGGTTCTGATGTTAAAGTTTGTGCTGTTATTGGTTTCCCTTTAGGAGCTATGTCAACTGAATCAAAAGTATTTGAAGCTTCTCAATGTATTAAAGATGGAGCATCTGAAATTGATATGGTTATCAATGTAGGAATGTTAAAAGCTGGAGAATACGATTATGTTGAAAATGAAATTAGAGCTATAAAAGAAGCAATCGGTTCTAATGTTTTAAAAGTTATCATTGAGAATTGTTATTTAACTGATGATGAGAAAAGAAAAGCTACTGAACTTTGTTTAAATGCAAAAGCTGACTTTGTTAAAACTTCTACTGGTTTTGGAACTGGAGGAGCTACTTTTGAAGATATCGCTCTTATGAAATCAATCGTTGGAGATAAAGCTCAACTTAAAGCTGCTGGTGGAGTTAGAGATTTAGCAACTGCTAAAAAATATATTGAATTAGGTGCTACTAGATTAGGAACTTCTTCAGGAGTTGAATTAGTTACAACTGGAACAGCTGATCCTAATAAATATTAA
- a CDS encoding iron-containing alcohol dehydrogenase, translating into MNNFIYNIPTKILFGQGQVRNLGKELLPYGNKVLFLYGKNSIKRSGLYDEVVKTLSENGISFVELSGVDPNPRIETVKRGADLCKEHGLEIVLAVGGGSTIDCAKGIALQAKYDGDVWKDFYEDQKYENLKDSLHVASVLTLAATGSEMNGNSVISKLDTNQKLAIGSDKLRPVVSVLDPTYTFTVSKYQTAAGTVDIMSHIFEQYFSPDKGAYLQSRMMESLLKTVIHFGPKAYENPEDYEARANLMWASSLGLNGLLSCGKKNTDWATHMIEHELSAKYDITHGVGLGILTPYWMEYVLSPENVHRFVDYGKAVWKIPGTDSMDIARKSIEMTREFFINLGIPERLREIDIDDSKFEEMAEGATCRGPLGIMKKLEKKDVLEILKMAL; encoded by the coding sequence ATGAATAATTTTATTTACAATATTCCTACAAAAATTTTATTTGGACAAGGTCAGGTAAGAAATTTAGGAAAAGAATTATTACCCTATGGAAATAAGGTATTATTTTTATATGGTAAAAATAGTATAAAACGTAGTGGTTTATATGATGAAGTTGTAAAAACTTTAAGTGAAAATGGAATTAGTTTTGTTGAATTATCTGGAGTAGATCCTAATCCAAGAATAGAAACAGTAAAAAGAGGAGCAGATCTTTGTAAAGAGCATGGACTTGAAATTGTTTTAGCTGTTGGAGGAGGAAGTACAATAGATTGTGCAAAAGGAATTGCTCTTCAAGCAAAATATGATGGAGATGTTTGGAAAGATTTTTATGAAGATCAAAAATATGAAAATTTAAAAGATTCGTTACATGTAGCTTCTGTTTTAACTTTAGCAGCCACAGGAAGTGAAATGAATGGAAATAGTGTGATTTCCAAATTAGATACCAACCAAAAATTAGCAATAGGTAGTGACAAATTAAGACCTGTAGTTTCTGTTTTAGATCCTACATATACATTTACAGTTAGCAAATATCAAACTGCTGCAGGAACAGTGGATATAATGAGTCATATATTCGAACAATATTTTTCTCCAGATAAGGGAGCATATTTACAGTCAAGAATGATGGAAAGTTTATTAAAAACAGTAATTCATTTTGGTCCTAAAGCTTATGAAAATCCAGAAGATTATGAAGCAAGAGCAAATTTAATGTGGGCTAGTTCTTTAGGATTAAATGGATTACTATCTTGTGGAAAGAAAAATACAGATTGGGCTACACACATGATAGAACATGAATTAAGTGCAAAATATGATATAACTCATGGAGTTGGACTAGGAATTTTAACTCCTTATTGGATGGAATATGTTTTAAGTCCAGAAAATGTTCACAGATTTGTAGACTATGGAAAGGCTGTTTGGAAAATACCAGGAACTGATTCTATGGATATTGCAAGGAAATCTATAGAAATGACAAGAGAATTTTTTATTAATTTAGGAATTCCAGAAAGATTAAGAGAAATTGATATAGATGATTCAAAATTTGAAGAGATGGCAGAGGGAGCAACATGTCGTGGACCTCTTGGAATTATGAAAAAATTAGAAAAAAAAGATGTGTTAGAAATTTTAAAAATGGCATTATAA
- a CDS encoding thymidine phosphorylase has product MRAVDIIQKKRDGIELTDAEISFFLDGAMGGTVPDYQLSAFLMAVYFNGMTKEELKTFTSKMMHSGDLINFEGIKKFLIDKHSTGGVGDKTTIALAGLFAAFDIGTAKLSGRGLGHTGGTIDKFEAIDGFKFPETKEELINMVNETGTGIMGYSDKIVPLDKKLYSLRDVTATVSSIPLIASSIMSKKLAVQADGIILDVKVGSGAFMKDIDQARELAKTMLSIGDSFNRKVVTVLTNMDQPLGHAVGNANEIIEAIETLKGRGPEDFTELVETIVALALQIKGDVSTLEEGKAKVLEAIKSGKAIDHLKAFIACAGGNPDLVDDYSLLPKAKHEVEVKSNKSGWVYRIEAEEIGKSAMVLGAGRETKEDIIDHSVGVILKKKVGDYVKEGETLAIIQYNDKNLDSSIKLLEDAYTIEDREVSKTNVIFEIHSVNVL; this is encoded by the coding sequence ATGAGAGCGGTAGATATTATTCAAAAGAAAAGAGATGGGATTGAATTAACAGATGCTGAAATTAGCTTTTTCTTAGATGGAGCTATGGGAGGAACTGTTCCTGATTATCAACTATCAGCATTTCTTATGGCTGTATATTTTAATGGAATGACTAAAGAAGAATTAAAAACCTTTACTAGTAAAATGATGCATAGTGGAGATTTAATTAATTTTGAAGGAATTAAGAAATTTCTAATAGATAAACATTCAACTGGTGGAGTAGGAGATAAAACAACTATAGCTTTAGCTGGTTTATTTGCAGCCTTCGATATTGGTACTGCTAAACTTTCTGGAAGAGGATTAGGTCATACTGGTGGAACTATTGATAAGTTTGAAGCTATTGATGGATTTAAATTTCCAGAAACTAAAGAAGAATTAATTAATATGGTAAATGAAACTGGAACAGGAATTATGGGATATTCTGATAAAATTGTTCCTTTAGATAAAAAATTATACTCACTTAGAGATGTAACTGCAACAGTATCTAGTATTCCTTTAATTGCTAGTTCAATTATGAGTAAGAAATTAGCTGTACAAGCTGATGGAATCATTCTTGATGTTAAAGTTGGTTCTGGTGCATTTATGAAGGATATAGATCAAGCTAGAGAGCTTGCTAAAACTATGTTAAGCATTGGAGATTCTTTTAATAGAAAAGTGGTAACTGTTTTAACTAATATGGATCAACCTTTAGGACATGCTGTTGGGAATGCCAATGAAATTATTGAAGCTATTGAAACTCTAAAGGGAAGAGGTCCTGAAGATTTCACAGAATTAGTTGAAACTATCGTTGCCCTTGCACTACAAATAAAAGGTGATGTATCAACTCTTGAAGAGGGAAAAGCAAAAGTTTTAGAAGCAATTAAATCTGGAAAAGCTATAGATCACTTAAAAGCATTTATTGCTTGTGCTGGTGGAAATCCTGATCTAGTAGATGATTATTCTTTATTACCAAAAGCTAAACATGAAGTAGAAGTAAAATCAAACAAATCAGGTTGGGTTTATAGAATCGAAGCTGAAGAAATTGGAAAATCTGCAATGGTTTTAGGAGCAGGTAGAGAAACTAAAGAAGATATTATAGACCATTCTGTTGGAGTTATTCTTAAGAAAAAAGTTGGAGACTATGTAAAAGAAGGAGAAACTTTAGCAATTATCCAATATAATGATAAAAATCTTGATAGTTCTATTAAGCTTTTAGAGGATGCATATACAATTGAAGATAGAGAAGTATCTAAAACTAATGTAATTTTTGAAATACATTCTGTAAATGTATTATAA
- a CDS encoding Crp/Fnr family transcriptional regulator, whose amino-acid sequence MTIKDEILKNNLNKILPENIWDKLNICFYKKGNFILEADCKVKNIYLILEGKVEISYILNNGNRIFINSLDPLEIFGDIEFVNGSEVLYDVVAIDKTKILLISFEVAEKYLKDNFYFWKFLAKEGNKKLLKTNKAILLKNTLPLKLLLIQHLVKNNYEIKFENLNDLAAELNVSYRNLTRNIKFLVEKNIIGKERKKITVIDKKRLLEFLS is encoded by the coding sequence ATGACAATTAAAGATGAAATTTTAAAAAATAATTTAAATAAAATTTTACCTGAAAATATTTGGGATAAATTAAATATATGCTTTTATAAAAAGGGAAATTTTATATTAGAGGCAGATTGTAAAGTGAAAAATATATATCTTATTTTAGAGGGGAAAGTTGAGATTTCTTATATACTTAATAATGGAAATAGAATTTTTATAAATTCTTTAGATCCATTAGAAATATTTGGAGATATTGAATTTGTAAATGGGAGTGAGGTTTTATACGATGTAGTGGCTATTGATAAAACTAAAATACTTTTAATATCTTTTGAGGTGGCAGAAAAATATTTAAAAGATAATTTTTATTTTTGGAAATTTTTAGCCAAAGAAGGAAATAAAAAATTATTAAAGACAAATAAAGCAATTTTACTAAAAAATACCTTACCTTTAAAATTATTATTAATTCAACATTTGGTAAAAAATAATTATGAAATAAAATTTGAAAATTTAAATGATTTAGCAGCAGAATTAAATGTTAGTTATAGAAATTTAACAAGGAATATTAAATTTCTTGTGGAAAAGAATATAATAGGAAAAGAAAGAAAAAAAATTACAGTAATAGATAAAAAGAGATTATTAGAATTTTTATCATAA
- the kduI gene encoding 5-dehydro-4-deoxy-D-glucuronate isomerase: protein MKLDVRYANHPEDSKHYTTEELRKHYLINTMFVADEAQLTYSHVDRIIAGGIMPVEKNVKLEGSKELGSEFFLERRELGVINIGGPGKLVIDGKEYILNSKDGIYVGMGAKELIFSSDSKENPAKFYVNSAPAHMTYPTVKIDIAKASPVKLGSLENSNERTIYQFVHPNVCKSCQLLMGMTVLEPNNMWNTMPCHTHERRMEVYFYFNMKEDTRVFHLMGEPSETRHLVVANEQGVISPSWSIHSGVGTSNYTFIWGMVGENQTFTDMDHVAMADLK, encoded by the coding sequence ATGAAACTAGATGTTAGATATGCAAATCATCCAGAAGATTCAAAGCATTATACTACAGAGGAATTAAGAAAACATTATCTTATTAACACAATGTTTGTTGCTGATGAAGCTCAATTAACTTATTCTCATGTTGATAGAATCATTGCTGGTGGAATAATGCCAGTTGAGAAAAATGTAAAATTAGAAGGAAGTAAAGAACTTGGATCTGAATTTTTCTTAGAAAGAAGAGAATTAGGTGTAATCAATATTGGTGGACCTGGAAAACTTGTTATAGATGGAAAAGAGTATATTTTAAATTCTAAAGATGGTATCTATGTTGGAATGGGCGCTAAGGAACTTATTTTTTCATCTGACTCTAAAGAAAATCCTGCAAAATTCTATGTGAATTCTGCACCTGCACATATGACATATCCAACTGTTAAAATAGATATTGCTAAGGCAAGTCCTGTTAAACTAGGAAGTTTAGAAAATTCTAATGAAAGAACTATTTATCAATTTGTTCATCCAAATGTATGTAAATCATGTCAATTATTAATGGGAATGACTGTATTAGAGCCAAATAATATGTGGAATACTATGCCTTGTCATACTCATGAAAGAAGAATGGAAGTATATTTCTATTTTAATATGAAAGAAGATACAAGAGTTTTCCATTTAATGGGAGAGCCTTCTGAAACTAGACATTTAGTAGTAGCCAATGAGCAAGGAGTTATTTCTCCATCTTGGTCTATACACTCTGGTGTAGGAACAAGTAACTATACATTCATATGGGGAATGGTTGGAGAAAACCAAACATTTACTGATATGGATCATGTAGCTATGGCTGATTTAAAATAA
- a CDS encoding iron-containing alcohol dehydrogenase — MEFSLNTKILELNSFKNFYDTFTLTNEDLILTNEFIYNPYLKSFNLPCHIIFLEKYGSGEPTDTMINSILKEIKNKNITRIIAIGGGSILDIGKILALDSKDNTANLFLKNVEPKKNKALLAIPTTCGTGSEVTNISVAFLEKENIKLGLAHKELFPDYAILIPEFLETLPEKFFFTSSIDALIHGIESFLSPKGTFHSDIFSRKGIELLVGGFKTLQLKGINFRFSILKDFLRGSNLTGISFGNAGCGAVHALSYPLGGRFHIPHGESNSLLLISTLRKYKEKKPHGKINELENILSSILNVPSENSIEELEKLIESLFPKKSISDYGISKDIFLEFAEEVLEKQQRLLNNNYTSLTKEDIINIYYNI, encoded by the coding sequence ATGGAATTTTCTTTAAATACAAAAATTTTAGAATTAAATAGTTTCAAAAATTTTTATGATACTTTTACTTTAACAAATGAGGATCTTATTTTAACAAATGAATTTATATATAATCCTTATTTAAAAAGTTTTAATTTACCTTGTCATATTATTTTTTTAGAAAAATATGGTTCTGGTGAACCCACTGATACTATGATTAATTCTATTTTAAAAGAAATAAAAAATAAAAATATAACAAGAATTATTGCTATTGGTGGTGGAAGTATTTTAGATATAGGAAAAATATTAGCCCTAGATTCTAAAGATAATACAGCAAATTTATTTTTAAAAAATGTTGAGCCAAAAAAAAATAAAGCTCTTTTAGCAATTCCAACAACTTGTGGAACAGGAAGCGAAGTTACAAATATTTCTGTGGCTTTTTTAGAAAAAGAAAATATTAAATTAGGTCTTGCTCATAAGGAACTTTTTCCAGATTATGCTATTTTAATTCCAGAATTTTTAGAAACATTACCTGAAAAATTTTTCTTTACAAGTTCTATAGATGCTTTAATCCATGGAATTGAATCTTTTCTTTCACCTAAGGGGACTTTTCATTCAGATATTTTTTCTAGAAAAGGAATTGAACTGTTAGTTGGAGGGTTTAAAACATTACAACTTAAAGGTATTAATTTTAGATTTTCCATTTTAAAAGATTTCTTAAGAGGTAGTAATCTAACTGGAATTTCCTTTGGAAATGCAGGATGTGGAGCTGTTCATGCTCTATCTTATCCCTTAGGAGGTCGATTTCATATTCCCCATGGAGAATCAAATTCTCTTTTACTAATTTCTACTTTAAGAAAATATAAAGAAAAGAAACCTCATGGAAAAATAAATGAACTTGAAAATATTTTAAGTTCTATTTTAAATGTTCCCTCTGAAAATTCTATTGAAGAATTAGAAAAACTCATTGAATCTCTTTTCCCTAAAAAGAGCATTTCAGATTATGGAATTTCTAAAGATATATTTTTAGAATTTGCAGAAGAAGTTTTAGAAAAACAGCAAAGATTACTTAATAATAACTATACTTCTTTAACTAAAGAAGACATTATTAATATTTATTATAATATTTAA
- a CDS encoding type 2 periplasmic-binding domain-containing protein, which translates to MTKKIVYMLAALGMLQVSALGNEKVDYKITKKPTEFSILAIQNGKVYNEEWSVFKEAFKDTNIKLKSASSKNLTDEMQAFNLAISSGKLPDIISLMYPDKLESLGMEGGMIPLNELIDKHAPNIKAFFEKYPRYKMDAVAADGNIYFIPDYYDWYAMKSAQGVFIRQDWLDKLGLKQPQTMEEFYQVMKAFKEKDPNGNGIADEIPYFDRTAEFGDKELLGLFGAQFGFYVDGNKVLYGPEQPRFKEAMKEVVKWYKEGLIDPEIFTRGFQGRDYMLRNDLGGMTFDWFASTAAYNTDKELLAKNKDFKFVAIAPPEYKGGRYAPDARTTYLGGWGVTASAKDPVAIVKYFDYWFSQKGYELSNWGVEGDTFKRDENGKKYFTDKVMKAKGKNPLQVLREEGVQFRIGALQDYEYEKAWGNPQANEWAEMYMKNGYVVDPMPTLKYTPEENKKLQKINSQLEMALKEQSQKWILGAEDFDSTYDSFIKRLNDIGVNEAIEINQKAYDRFINSSK; encoded by the coding sequence ATGACTAAAAAGATTGTTTACATGTTAGCTGCATTGGGAATGCTTCAAGTTAGTGCTCTTGGAAATGAAAAAGTGGATTACAAAATTACGAAAAAACCAACAGAATTTTCTATTTTGGCTATTCAGAATGGTAAGGTTTATAATGAGGAATGGTCAGTATTTAAAGAAGCATTTAAAGATACTAATATTAAACTTAAAAGTGCAAGTTCAAAAAATTTAACAGATGAAATGCAAGCATTTAACTTAGCAATATCTTCAGGAAAACTTCCAGATATAATTTCATTAATGTATCCAGATAAATTAGAAAGTTTAGGAATGGAAGGTGGAATGATTCCTTTAAATGAATTAATTGATAAACATGCACCTAATATAAAAGCTTTCTTTGAGAAATATCCAAGATATAAAATGGATGCTGTAGCAGCAGATGGAAATATTTACTTTATACCAGATTACTATGATTGGTATGCTATGAAATCAGCTCAAGGTGTATTTATAAGACAAGACTGGTTAGATAAATTAGGATTAAAGCAACCACAAACTATGGAAGAATTCTATCAAGTTATGAAGGCCTTTAAAGAAAAAGATCCAAATGGAAATGGAATAGCAGATGAAATTCCATATTTTGATAGAACAGCTGAATTTGGTGATAAAGAATTACTTGGACTATTTGGTGCACAGTTTGGATTCTATGTAGATGGAAATAAAGTATTATACGGTCCAGAACAACCAAGATTTAAGGAAGCTATGAAGGAAGTTGTAAAGTGGTATAAAGAAGGATTAATAGATCCTGAGATATTTACAAGAGGATTCCAAGGAAGAGATTATATGTTGAGAAATGACCTTGGTGGAATGACTTTTGACTGGTTTGCAAGTACAGCAGCTTATAATACAGATAAAGAGTTATTAGCTAAAAATAAAGACTTTAAATTTGTAGCAATAGCTCCACCAGAATATAAAGGAGGAAGATATGCTCCTGATGCAAGAACTACTTATTTAGGTGGATGGGGAGTTACAGCAAGTGCAAAGGATCCTGTTGCAATTGTGAAATATTTTGATTACTGGTTTAGTCAAAAGGGATATGAACTTTCTAACTGGGGAGTTGAAGGAGATACATTTAAAAGAGATGAAAATGGTAAAAAATACTTTACTGATAAAGTTATGAAAGCAAAAGGAAAAAATCCACTGCAAGTTTTAAGAGAAGAGGGAGTTCAGTTTAGAATAGGAGCTCTTCAAGATTATGAATATGAAAAGGCTTGGGGAAATCCACAAGCTAATGAGTGGGCAGAAATGTATATGAAAAATGGATATGTAGTTGATCCTATGCCAACATTAAAATATACTCCAGAAGAAAATAAAAAGTTACAAAAAATCAATTCACAATTGGAGATGGCTTTAAAAGAGCAATCTCAAAAATGGATACTAGGTGCTGAAGATTTTGATTCAACATATGATTCATTTATAAAAAGATTAAATGATATTGGTGTAAATGAAGCTATAGAAATTAATCAAAAAGCTTATGATAGATTTATAAATAGTTCAAAATAA